One genomic segment of Marinibacterium anthonyi includes these proteins:
- the benM_3 gene encoding Ben and cat operon transcriptional regulator, translating to MAQPPLSRQIKQLEDQLGAVLFDRGRASIGLTQAGAHLLEEGQFILQRIEQIKLEVKQFGTGASGRLRIGHVGSAVYGALPLAVRDFREKYPDVWTSLLPMNNYDLREALVQRQIDVAISRSKLTDSAFRSRLFHSEDMNLVVPKAFSPPTNNVVRLEDLSDCRFIQYPEFPRPSLADQIFNLCAEHGFEVRRKGFTQDIHTALSLVAAGDGVSIVPASIGVHCWPGLRALTIEPDLGVTELYLNSRLDDQGPHANNFIKSALSVSRRLGEQTGYDRASA from the coding sequence ATGGCGCAACCCCCGCTCAGCCGACAGATCAAACAGCTTGAGGATCAACTCGGAGCCGTTCTGTTTGATCGCGGCAGGGCGTCCATTGGCCTTACACAAGCCGGCGCGCATCTGCTCGAAGAGGGACAATTCATTTTGCAGCGGATCGAGCAGATCAAGCTCGAAGTCAAACAGTTTGGAACAGGCGCATCCGGGCGGTTGCGTATCGGACATGTCGGCTCCGCGGTCTATGGTGCCCTTCCTCTGGCCGTGCGGGACTTCCGCGAGAAGTATCCTGATGTTTGGACCAGCCTCTTGCCTATGAACAACTATGATCTCCGCGAAGCGCTTGTGCAGCGACAGATCGACGTGGCGATTTCCCGCTCGAAGCTCACAGACAGCGCGTTCCGATCGCGGCTTTTCCATAGTGAAGACATGAACCTTGTGGTGCCGAAAGCATTTTCTCCGCCAACAAATAACGTTGTGCGGCTGGAGGATCTCAGCGACTGTCGCTTCATCCAGTATCCTGAGTTTCCCCGTCCGAGCCTCGCTGATCAGATTTTCAACCTCTGCGCCGAGCACGGGTTCGAAGTGCGGCGAAAGGGCTTCACACAGGACATCCATACCGCGCTCAGTCTGGTCGCAGCGGGCGACGGTGTTAGCATCGTTCCCGCCTCGATCGGTGTTCACTGTTGGCCGGGATTGCGGGCGTTGACCATCGAGCCTGATCTTGGCGTGACTGAACTGTACCTGAATAGCCGCCTGGACGATCAGGGACCGCACGCCAACAATTTCATCAAGAGCGCCCTAAGCGTGTCGCGGCGACTTGGAGAGCAGACGGGCTATGACCGTGCGTCGGCCTAA